In a single window of the Raphanus sativus cultivar WK10039 chromosome 9, ASM80110v3, whole genome shotgun sequence genome:
- the LOC108825039 gene encoding uncharacterized protein LOC108825039 has translation MNRSRLALTADEKGKSICYDNTDEAIQLSDEEDAPTIRDFRLSLIGKILNPRKQIVEKLIQSMPATWGMQDKITANDLGSGKFLLNFQNETDLKSVLSQGPFHYNFCMFVLVRWEPVVHDDYPWVIPFWVEITGIPLHLWTIKNLRNIGSRLGHIDTVDLSAGRMLIDVDTRKPLTFSRKIASKDGDEVTIKINYDKLFKHCRTCGMLTHEQAHCLQKPVTQEHSERQGVFARVQLPWNDEDNKERFNGYNQVKHEKANPEAYYLRNRASTEDKRVDGGFMTDARMSYGRHVGYNDRYDWNKGGKERKKHKFGKQKKKQRRDMGSNKRRDESYAHRFKSAGGASQLGETYRDDGRRDYDIRAGRSEATVNPRSVTQQDKESTGEDVTMASVPHQSSGKRIASQVVTPIRHDQEHDAHVTKRRHISPRLLTFSPKEKVSLENEQIIGALSDMEIIDQEHMEEGTNDTKMDVDVDDDDLLGQELREVEASMAKGNKGETAREEKLTRRPRASSSSRNGKSRKYPLGMPIKKAEFLRRGSPKPHKLGAKATSIPDNQRSEGKKDSSIIISSRNGLEGSKNSSRRYP, from the exons ATGAATCGCTCTCGTTTGGCTCTTACGGCTGATGAGAAAGGTAAAAGCATCTGTTATGATAATACGGATGAAGCCATTCAACTTTCGGATGAAGAAGACGCTCCTACCATTCGGGACTTTAGGCTATCTTTGATTGGCAAGATCCTCAATCCTAGGAAACAAATTGTGGAAAAGTTGATCCAATCTATGCCGGCGACATGGGGAATGCAAGATAAGATCACAGCTAATGATCTTGGAAGTGGGAAGTTCCTGTTGAACTTTCAAAATGAAACGGATCTTAAGTCCGTTCTAAGCCAAGGTCCGTTCCATTATAACTTTTGCATGTTTGTGCTAGTTCGTTGGGAACCGGTGGTGCACGACGACTACCCGTGGGTGATCCCATTCTGGGTGGAGATAACAGGCATTCCGCTACATCTATGGACAATCAAGAACCTTAGAAACATTGGTAGCAGGCTGGGGCATATTGACACGGTTGATTTATCGGCAGGTCGTATGCTTATTGATGTCGACACTAGGAAGCCACTTACTTTCTCCAGGAAGATCGCGTCTAAGGATGGTGATGAGGTCACGATTAAAATCAACTATGACAAGCTCTTCAAGCACTGTAGAACTTGTGGAATGCTCACCCATGAACAGGCGCACTGTTTGCAAAAGCCTGTGACGCAGGAACATAGTGAAAGGCAAGGTGTATTCGCAAGGGTTCAGCTTCCATGGAATGATGAGGATAACAAGGAGCGGTTTAATGGGTACAACCAGGTTAAACACGAGAAGGCCAATCCTGAAGCTTACTACCTGCGAAACAGAGCAAGCACGGAGGATAAGCGAGTTGATGGTGGATTTATGACGGACGCTAGGATGTCGTACGGAAGACATGTAGGATACAATGATCGATATGACTGGAACAAAGGTGGAAAGGAGAGGAAGA AGCACAAGTTTggaaagcaaaagaaaaaacagaggagaGATATGGGAAGTAACAAACGAAGAGATGAGTCGTATGCTCATCGATTCAAGTCTGCTGGAGGGGCTTCCCAATTAGGTGAAACGTACCGTGACGATGGTAGGCGTGATTATGATATACGTGCTGGAAGAAGTGAGGCAACAGTAAACCCTCGTTCAGTTACTCAACAAGACAAGGAGTCCACTGGAGAAGATGTAACAATGGCGAGTGTTCCACATCAGAGTAGTGGGAAGAGGATAGCTAGCCAAGTGGTAACGCCTATTCGTCATGATCAGGAGCACGATGCACATGTTACAAAACGTCGTCATATATCACCTCGATTGTTAACTTTCTCTCCTAAGGAGAAAGTATCTCTTGAGAACGAGCAAATCATTGGTGCTCTAAGTGATATGGAGATCATTGACCAAGAACATATGGAGGAGGGCACGAATGACACAAAGATGGATGTGGACGTCGATGATGATGACCTGCTAGGACAAGAGTTAAGGGAGGTTGAGGCTTCTATGGCTAAAGGAAATAAAGGGGAGACGGCAAGGGAGGAGAAGTTAACAAGAAGGCCGCGAGCTTCATCATCGAGCAGAAATGGGAAGAGCCGCAAATACCCGTTGGGCATGCCTATCAAGAAAGCTGAGTTCCTTCGTCGGGGATCTCCGAAGCCTCATAAATTGGGAGCAAAGGCTACATCAATTCCAGATAATCAACGATCAGAGGGGAAAAAAGATTCGAGTATCATTATCAGTTCAAGAAATGGCTTGGAGGGGTCCAAAAACTCTTCCCGACGTTATCCATGA
- the LOC108836255 gene encoding endoglucanase 17, with product MALLCFSSSSFDFRVFILLSFFFFLCNGSSYSPSSPSSSLFNTHHHRHHIANHNYKDALTKSILFFEGQRSGKLPPNQRMTWRRNSGLSDGSALHVDLVGGYYDAGDNIKFGFPMAFTTTMLSWSVIEFGGLMKSELPNAKAAIRWATDYLLKATARPDTIYVQVGDANKDHSCWERPEDMDTQRSVFKVDKNTPGSDVAAETAAALASAAIVFKKSDPSYSRTLLKRAIRVFAFADKYRGTYSAGLKPEVCPFYCSYSGYQDELLWGAAWLQKATKNVKYLNYIKMNGQVLGAAEYDNTFGWDNKHAGARILLTKAFLVQKMKTLSEYKGHADNFICSVIPGAPFSSSQYTPGGLLFKMSDANMQYVTSTSFLLLTYAKYLTSARTVVHCGGSVYTPGRLRSIAKKQVDYLLGDNPLRMSYMVGYGPKFPRRIHHRGSSLPCVASHPSKIQCHEGFSILNSQSPNPNILVGAVVGGPDQHDRFPDERTDYEQSEPATYINAPLVGALAYFAHSYGQL from the exons ATGGCTCTTCTCtgcttttcttcttcctcctttgACTTCAGAGTCTTCATTttgctctctttcttcttctttctctgcaATGGCTCCTCCtactctccttcttctccttcttcttctcttttcaaCACTCACCACCATCGTCACCACATCGCCAACCACAACTACAAAGATGCTCTCACCAAATCCATCCTCTTCTTCGAAGGACAAAGGTCTGGAAAGCTTCCTCCCAACCAGAGAATGACTTGGAGAAGAAACTCTGGTCTCTCTGATGGCTCTGCTCTCCAT GTGGACTTGGTTGGAGGATACTATGATGCAGGAGACAACATCAAGTTCGGTTTCCCAATGGCATTCACAACAACAATGCTCTCATGGAGTGTAATTGAGTTCGGTGGTCTCATGAAATCTGAACTACCAAACGCTAAAGCAGCCATTCGTTGGGCAACAGACTATCTCCTCAAAGCTACTGCACGTCCTGACACCATTTACGTCCAAGTTGGTGATGCCAACAAAGACCATTCTTGTTGGGAAAGACCAGAAGACATGGACACACAAAGAAGTGTGTTTAAAGTGGACAAGAACACTCCTGGTTCTGATGTCGCCGCTGAAACAGCCGCCGCTCTAGCTTCTGCTGCTATTGTTTTCAAGAAATCTGATCCTTCTTACTCCAGGACCCTCCTCAAACGAGCCATTAGG gtTTTTGCATTTGCTGACAAATACAGAGGAACTTATAGTGCAGGATTGAAACCAGAAGTTTGTCCATTTTATTGCTCTTACTCTGGTTATCAG GATGAGTTGCTGTGGGGAGCTGCTTGGTTACAAAAAGCTACAAAGAATGTAAAATATTTGAACTACATAAAGATGAATGGACAAGTCCTTGGAGCTGCTGAGTATGACAACACTTTTGGTTGGGATAATAAGCATGCTGGAGCCAGAATTCTTCTTACAAAG GCGTTTCTGGTTCAGAAAATGAAGACACTGAGTGAATACAAAGGTCATGCTGATAATTTCATTTGCTCTGTTATTCCTGGCGctcctttctcttcttctcagtACACTCCAG GTGgattattgtttaaaatgtCAGATGCTAACATGCAATACGTGACGTCTACATCGTTCTTGCTCTTAACCTACGCCAAATACCTAACCTCCGCAAGAACCGTCGTCCATTGCGGTGGCTCAGTCTACACTCCCGGCCGCCTCCGTTCAATCGCCAAAAAGCAGGTGGATTATTTACTTGGAGACAACCCATTGAGGATGTCCTACATGGTTGGTTACGGTCCGAAATTCCCACGGAGAATCCACCACCGTGGCTCCTCTTTACCTTGCGTTGCAAGCCACCCGTCCAAGATCCAATGTCACGAAGGCTTCTCCATCTTGAACTCTCAGTCTCCGAACCCTAATATCCTCGTCGGTGCAGTGGTTGGTGGTCCTGACCAGCACGATCGCTTCCCAGACGAACGGACTGACTACGAGCAGTCCGAGCCAGCTACTTACATCAATGCACCACTCGTTGGAGCTCTTGCCTACTTCGCTCATTCATATGGTCAACTCTAG
- the LOC108823863 gene encoding sucrose synthase 3 isoform X2, which yields MSNPRLTRILSMRERVEDTLSAHRNELVALLSRYVDQGKGILQPHNLIDQLESIIGDDDARKKTLSDGPFGEILKSAMEAIVIPPFVALAVRPRQGVWEYVRVNVYELSVEQLTVAEYLCFKEELVDGPSSSDPFRLELDFEPFNANVPRPSRSSSIGNGVQFLNRHLSSVMFRNKDCLEPLLDFLRVHKYKGHPLMLNDRIQSISRLQSQLRKAEDHISKLPEETPFSEFEYSIQGMGFEKGWGDTAGRVLEMMYLLSDILQAPDPSSLEKFLGRVPMVFNVVILSPHGYFGQANVLGLPDTGGQVVYILDQVRALETEMLLRIKRQGLDITPRILIVTRLIPDAKGTTCNQRLERVSGTEHTHILRVPFRSDKGILRKWISRFDVWPYLENYAQDAASEIIGELQGLPDFIIGNYSDGNLVASLMAHKMGVTQCTIAHALEKTKYPDSDIYWKDFDNKYHFSCQFTADLIAMNNADFIITSTYQEIAGTKNTVGQYESHGAFTLPGLYRVVHGIDVFDPKFNIVSPGADMTIYFPFTEKDKRLTALHGSIEEMLYSPKQTDEHVGTLSDRSKPILFSMARLDKVKNISGLVEMYGKNATLRELVNLVVIAGNIDASKSKDREEITEIEKMHNLIKTYELEGQVRWITAQTNRARNGELYRYIADTKGAFAQPAFYEAFGLTVVEAMTCGLPTFATLHGGPAEIIEHGVSGFHIDPYHPEQAGNIMAEFFQRCKEDPNHWNKVSDASLQRIYERYTWKIYSERLMTLAGVYGFWKYVSKLERRETRRYLEMFYILKFRDLVKTVPLSDDE from the exons ATGTCAAACCCTAGGCTCACTAGGATTCTAAGCATGAGAGAACGCGTGGAAGACACGCTCTCCGCTCACCGCAACGAGCTCGTCGCTCTTCTCTCCAG GTATGTGGATCAGGGAAAAGGGATTCTTCAGCCACACAACTTAATCGACCAACTCGAATCCATCATCGGAGACGATGATGCAAGGAAGAAGACTCTCTCTGATGGTCCTTTCGGCGAAATCCTCAAATCCGCTATG GAAGCCATAGTTATACCACCGTTCGTGGCCTTAGCCGTAAGaccaagacaaggtgtttgggaATACGTTCGTGTCAACGTCTACGAGCTAAGTGTTGAACAGTTGACAGTCGCTGAGTATCTTTGTTTCAAAGAAGAACTCGTTGATGGTCCTAGCAGCAGCGACCCTTTTCGTCTCGAGCTTGATTTCGAGCCTTTCAACGCTAACGTCCCGCGTCCTTCCCGCTCCTCTTCCATTGGGAATGGAGTTCAGTTTCTGAACCGTCACTTGTCCTCTGTCATGTTCCGTAACAAAGATTGCTTGGAGCCTCTGCTTGACTTCCTAAGGGTTCATAAGTACAAAGGTCAT CCATTGATGTTGAATGATCGGATTCAAAGCATATCTAGGCTTCAAAGCCAACTCAGGAAAGCAGAAGATCACATCTCTAAGCTCCCAGAAGAAACTCCATTCTCTGAATTCGAATATTCGATTCAAGGAATGGGGTTCGAGAAAGGATGGGGAGATACTGCAGGACGAGTGCTAGAAATGATGTATCTACTCTCTGATATCCTTCAAGCTCCTGATCCTTCTTCCTTGGAGAAGTTTCTTGGGAGAGTACCAATGGTTTTCAACGTTGTCATCTTATCTCCACATGGATATTTCGGACAAGCTAATGTCCTAGGCTTGCCTGACACTGGTGGACAA GTTGTTTACATTCTAGACCAAGTTAGAGCCCTTGAGACTGAAATGCTGTTGAGGATAAAGAGACAAGGACTGGATATAACACCTAGGATTCTCATT GTAACAAGACTTATACCTGACGCGAAAGGAACTACGTGCAACCAGAGGTTAGAGAGAGTAAGCGGAACTGAGCATACACACATTCTCAGAGTTCCTTTTAGGTCTGATAAAGGGATCCTTCGCAAATGGATTTCAAGATTCGACGTATGGCCTTACCTAGAGAACTATGCTCAG GACGCAGCAAGCGAGATCATCGGTGAACTACAAGGTTTACCTGACTTTATCATCGGTAACTACAGCGATGGAAACCTCGTTGCATCGTTAATGGCACATAAAATGGGTGTTACACAA TGTACTATTGCACATGCGCTGGAGAAAACAAAGTATCCAGACTCAGACATTTACTGGAAAGACTTCGACAACAAGTACCACTTCTCCTGTCAGTTCACAGCTGATCTAATCGCTATGAACAACGCTGACTTCATCATCACCAGCACTTACCAAGAGATCGCAGGAAC GAAGAACACGGTGGGTCAATACGAAAGCCATGGAGCTTTTACGCTCCCTGGACTATACAGAGTAGTCCACGGCATCGACGTGTTTGATCCGAAGTTCAACATAGTCTCACCAGGAGCAGACATGACCATATACTTCCCTTTCACCGAAAAAGACAAGAGGCTCACAGCTTTACACGGTTCCATAGAAGAGATGCTCTATAGCCCTAAGCAAACCGACGAGCACGTCGGCACATTGAGCGATAGGTCGAAGCCGATACTCTTCTCGATGGCGAGGCTAGACAAAGTGAAGAACATCTCGGGTTTAGTCGAGATGTACGGTAAGAACGCGACGCTGAGAGAGCTGGTGAATCTGGTCGTGATAGCTGGTAACATCGACGCCAGCAAGTCCAAAGACAGAGAAGAGATCACGGAGATCGAGAAGATGCATAACCTTATCAAGACGTACGAGCTCGAAGGACAGGTCCGTTGGATAACGGCTCAGACTAACCGTGCTAGAAACGGTGAGCTTTACCGTTACATTGCGGATACGAAAGGCGCTTTCGCTCAGCCTGCGTTCTACGAGGCCTTTGGGCTTACGGTCGTGGAAGCAATGACTTGTGGGCTTCCTACTTTCGCCACTTTGCACGGTGGTCCTGCGGAGATTATAGAGCATGGTGTGTCTGGTTTTCATATTGACCCGTACCATCCTGAGCAAGCGGGTAACATTATGGCTGAGTTCTTTCAGCGTTGTAAGGAGGATCCTAACCATTGGAACAAAGTATCAGATGCTAGTCTCCAAAGGATATACGAAAG GTACACGTGGAAGATATACTCAGAGAGGCTAATGACACTAGCTGGTGTGTATGGCTTTTGGAAGTACGTATCGAAGCTGGAGCGTCGTGAGACTAGAAGATACCTTGAGATGTTCTACATTCTCAAGTTCCGCGACTTG gtGAAAACTGTTCCTTTAAGCGACGATGAATGA
- the LOC108823863 gene encoding sucrose synthase 3 isoform X1 — MLSPLHKHVTLIRNSSKETEQINQTRLLLLSLSLLDSRITQSSFLCQFDQFKAGSFFLWIIMSNPRLTRILSMRERVEDTLSAHRNELVALLSRYVDQGKGILQPHNLIDQLESIIGDDDARKKTLSDGPFGEILKSAMEAIVIPPFVALAVRPRQGVWEYVRVNVYELSVEQLTVAEYLCFKEELVDGPSSSDPFRLELDFEPFNANVPRPSRSSSIGNGVQFLNRHLSSVMFRNKDCLEPLLDFLRVHKYKGHPLMLNDRIQSISRLQSQLRKAEDHISKLPEETPFSEFEYSIQGMGFEKGWGDTAGRVLEMMYLLSDILQAPDPSSLEKFLGRVPMVFNVVILSPHGYFGQANVLGLPDTGGQVVYILDQVRALETEMLLRIKRQGLDITPRILIVTRLIPDAKGTTCNQRLERVSGTEHTHILRVPFRSDKGILRKWISRFDVWPYLENYAQDAASEIIGELQGLPDFIIGNYSDGNLVASLMAHKMGVTQCTIAHALEKTKYPDSDIYWKDFDNKYHFSCQFTADLIAMNNADFIITSTYQEIAGTKNTVGQYESHGAFTLPGLYRVVHGIDVFDPKFNIVSPGADMTIYFPFTEKDKRLTALHGSIEEMLYSPKQTDEHVGTLSDRSKPILFSMARLDKVKNISGLVEMYGKNATLRELVNLVVIAGNIDASKSKDREEITEIEKMHNLIKTYELEGQVRWITAQTNRARNGELYRYIADTKGAFAQPAFYEAFGLTVVEAMTCGLPTFATLHGGPAEIIEHGVSGFHIDPYHPEQAGNIMAEFFQRCKEDPNHWNKVSDASLQRIYERYTWKIYSERLMTLAGVYGFWKYVSKLERRETRRYLEMFYILKFRDLVKTVPLSDDE, encoded by the exons ATGCTTTCTCCCTTACATAAACACGTCACTTTGATCAGAAACAGTAGCAAAGAAACAGAGCAGATCAATCAAacacgtcttcttcttctctctctctctctcctagaTTCCAGAATCACTCAAAGCTCTTTCCTTTGCCAATTTGATCAATTCAAAGCCGGAAGCTTTTTTTTGTGGATCATCATGTCAAACCCTAGGCTCACTAGGATTCTAAGCATGAGAGAACGCGTGGAAGACACGCTCTCCGCTCACCGCAACGAGCTCGTCGCTCTTCTCTCCAG GTATGTGGATCAGGGAAAAGGGATTCTTCAGCCACACAACTTAATCGACCAACTCGAATCCATCATCGGAGACGATGATGCAAGGAAGAAGACTCTCTCTGATGGTCCTTTCGGCGAAATCCTCAAATCCGCTATG GAAGCCATAGTTATACCACCGTTCGTGGCCTTAGCCGTAAGaccaagacaaggtgtttgggaATACGTTCGTGTCAACGTCTACGAGCTAAGTGTTGAACAGTTGACAGTCGCTGAGTATCTTTGTTTCAAAGAAGAACTCGTTGATGGTCCTAGCAGCAGCGACCCTTTTCGTCTCGAGCTTGATTTCGAGCCTTTCAACGCTAACGTCCCGCGTCCTTCCCGCTCCTCTTCCATTGGGAATGGAGTTCAGTTTCTGAACCGTCACTTGTCCTCTGTCATGTTCCGTAACAAAGATTGCTTGGAGCCTCTGCTTGACTTCCTAAGGGTTCATAAGTACAAAGGTCAT CCATTGATGTTGAATGATCGGATTCAAAGCATATCTAGGCTTCAAAGCCAACTCAGGAAAGCAGAAGATCACATCTCTAAGCTCCCAGAAGAAACTCCATTCTCTGAATTCGAATATTCGATTCAAGGAATGGGGTTCGAGAAAGGATGGGGAGATACTGCAGGACGAGTGCTAGAAATGATGTATCTACTCTCTGATATCCTTCAAGCTCCTGATCCTTCTTCCTTGGAGAAGTTTCTTGGGAGAGTACCAATGGTTTTCAACGTTGTCATCTTATCTCCACATGGATATTTCGGACAAGCTAATGTCCTAGGCTTGCCTGACACTGGTGGACAA GTTGTTTACATTCTAGACCAAGTTAGAGCCCTTGAGACTGAAATGCTGTTGAGGATAAAGAGACAAGGACTGGATATAACACCTAGGATTCTCATT GTAACAAGACTTATACCTGACGCGAAAGGAACTACGTGCAACCAGAGGTTAGAGAGAGTAAGCGGAACTGAGCATACACACATTCTCAGAGTTCCTTTTAGGTCTGATAAAGGGATCCTTCGCAAATGGATTTCAAGATTCGACGTATGGCCTTACCTAGAGAACTATGCTCAG GACGCAGCAAGCGAGATCATCGGTGAACTACAAGGTTTACCTGACTTTATCATCGGTAACTACAGCGATGGAAACCTCGTTGCATCGTTAATGGCACATAAAATGGGTGTTACACAA TGTACTATTGCACATGCGCTGGAGAAAACAAAGTATCCAGACTCAGACATTTACTGGAAAGACTTCGACAACAAGTACCACTTCTCCTGTCAGTTCACAGCTGATCTAATCGCTATGAACAACGCTGACTTCATCATCACCAGCACTTACCAAGAGATCGCAGGAAC GAAGAACACGGTGGGTCAATACGAAAGCCATGGAGCTTTTACGCTCCCTGGACTATACAGAGTAGTCCACGGCATCGACGTGTTTGATCCGAAGTTCAACATAGTCTCACCAGGAGCAGACATGACCATATACTTCCCTTTCACCGAAAAAGACAAGAGGCTCACAGCTTTACACGGTTCCATAGAAGAGATGCTCTATAGCCCTAAGCAAACCGACGAGCACGTCGGCACATTGAGCGATAGGTCGAAGCCGATACTCTTCTCGATGGCGAGGCTAGACAAAGTGAAGAACATCTCGGGTTTAGTCGAGATGTACGGTAAGAACGCGACGCTGAGAGAGCTGGTGAATCTGGTCGTGATAGCTGGTAACATCGACGCCAGCAAGTCCAAAGACAGAGAAGAGATCACGGAGATCGAGAAGATGCATAACCTTATCAAGACGTACGAGCTCGAAGGACAGGTCCGTTGGATAACGGCTCAGACTAACCGTGCTAGAAACGGTGAGCTTTACCGTTACATTGCGGATACGAAAGGCGCTTTCGCTCAGCCTGCGTTCTACGAGGCCTTTGGGCTTACGGTCGTGGAAGCAATGACTTGTGGGCTTCCTACTTTCGCCACTTTGCACGGTGGTCCTGCGGAGATTATAGAGCATGGTGTGTCTGGTTTTCATATTGACCCGTACCATCCTGAGCAAGCGGGTAACATTATGGCTGAGTTCTTTCAGCGTTGTAAGGAGGATCCTAACCATTGGAACAAAGTATCAGATGCTAGTCTCCAAAGGATATACGAAAG GTACACGTGGAAGATATACTCAGAGAGGCTAATGACACTAGCTGGTGTGTATGGCTTTTGGAAGTACGTATCGAAGCTGGAGCGTCGTGAGACTAGAAGATACCTTGAGATGTTCTACATTCTCAAGTTCCGCGACTTG gtGAAAACTGTTCCTTTAAGCGACGATGAATGA